The genomic segment tatcttcttctgcaaccctagctaatattgtcgttgttgttcaccggaaatggaacaagtaagagatgttactagaaaaagtaagagatgttactagaacaacctatgtaattcgtaattgtttatttatttattatattttcgagaggtaatgaacaataaccacacaaaattacattttaactatagagggtaatatttagataacataaatatataatactcagttcaactaggtacaactaaatatatatttagatttgcatttatatttaaaatatgaaaatgataattaaggtttatacgaatttctttacatattgaactattaaagaactatgtttaatcaacaatacaagaattAATCACTTTCTAATACATActatcgttttcacataaaacactctttatagtATAAGGAAGATTTAGTAAGTGATCAtctcaaatgaagcaaaagaggtgaaacccaagattttatgaacattgtgttatgaaagccttgtatatgctaattaatacTGATAAATTTTGTGGCCAactgctaattaataatttatattatagtccaaatggaaatacgaaaaaatgcaaaaattcAACTATGAATATGAGAGTACAACTGGACAAATATGTATAATTAGTTATAGACCATCACCCCTCATGTCAAGTCGCTACACACTCTAAATCATAGTTCAAACTCATTTTAGTTACAGCGAAATTAGAGAGACACTACAATGAAGCTCAAATTCCTTTACCATAATTCTGTGACTACGAAAATAGCTCTCTGCGTGTGATGGCAAAGAAAGACCGTGCATGTGACACAAAGCAATAAACAGGAAAGATTGCATAATGTTCTTGAAGAGATAATTCAAAGATATGAGGAAAACGAGGAAACAAGATCAGCCCAGTGAAATTAAAACCTGTGAGAGTTGTGAGGGTGTTCGCTCTCCTTCAAATTCTTCCTTAGCAATAAGGGCCCAGCTGCCTTCACCATGTCGCTTCACAGCAGCAATGAGCTCCTCATCCTCCTCAGatgaccatttttttcttctcttccgaGGAGCCAtacaagcaaaagaaaaacagaacacaaattatgaatgaaatttatttgtctAAAAAAGCATACACAAGGCACAGTATCATCATAACTCAAAAACCAGCTcgaattttggtttttactgAAGCTTCTTAATCCCAGGGAAAGAGGGAAGGATCGAGATGAGAGCATCATTGTATCCTACAGGCTCTGTTCCATATGAGTAaacgagaaaataaaaaatcattacaCGAAGAAGACTTGGAATTGGCCACCGAGTTGTTCAATGTAGCACAGAATTTGACCTTCTTTCACTTGGTCTTTCTGTCAGattaaacaaaagcaaacaagaGAGTAGTAATCAGTGGTTTTTTTTACCCCATAAAATCAAAACACTCTCTTTTGTTCAAGAAGATTGGTACCTCTTTACATGACGAAGGCATGCGTTTACCCTTTATAGTTTTGGATCTCCTGTAGAACCCTACCTGCGCATTACCACACCATTTAGATTGGGGACAACTTTCTGATTGAAACTCACATctccttttttcatttttaatggaGAAATAGCTTCCAATGAATGCTCTGATATATTGCGTTTATGTTGTGTGGGTCTCTTACTTTTGGAGATTGGAGAATCATCAAACCCTGATCAGCAGCTGAGGACGCTGGTCTTGTGATAGCCAATGAAGTAGAAGGAGTTGATCCATTCGTAATGGGTTTGCCTCAAATTCACGTCTTGagcagagagatagagagattcaAAGAGTCTTTCCTCACAGATCaagattcaaaaaaatcaaagagctgatgaagaagaagaagaagaagaagaagaaagaagagaaatgaaaaatagaaacaatTGAGAGAATAACAAatagaagctttttttttttttttgttctcaatgATTTTGCCGGTggatctaaaccaaaaaaataaaaataaaaataagagcAACTTAAGAAGAAAACGATCAACCATAAGAAAATAGTAACAATCAACCATAAGAAAACGAAATTCACGCCAAATAAAAACTAGatctacaaatttgtttttgagagagaaagtgaacAGTAAGCTCAGAGAACAATTGTCTAGCTctgatcaatttttttcttttgccatgATTTTAGTCGAAAAAGATGAATCAAATTAGAAGGAATCAATCTCATATTCTTTTGCCAACCCAAATTtaaaagaatccaaaaaaaaattaggaaggGATCCTTCAagatttttgtgttctttactcTTAAAATTCAAAGACAGTTTTAAATGTAAATGGCATAAACCATaataaaagacacaactctagtTTAGAAGttatgtgttattctagtaagtcgacaatctcaacgtgttagtaataaacctacttttatgtaatattctaggtaatttccctaaatttaattataaatggcataaaacataataaaacacacaactcaggtatagaaataatttgtaaacttttatgtgttattctagtaagtcgaaaatctcaacgtgttagtctagtaataaacctacttttatgtaatattctagataatttctctttttctcaatgtatctttcttttacttttggaAGAAAATTTTTCTCTATAAGAGAAATTGTAGTAGGTAACCAAAGTTTAGGTGTAGTTTAAGTAgctaaatcaacaaaaaaataataatcggACAATCAAATTTCTAATTTGGGAAATGTACACGATGAAACgatctttgttttttggtttggtttcttttcttaTGAAGAATTTCCCTAATAGTTTacataaagaaataatatttaacttcgagcctttttaaatttttgaatagaTAATTGATTTAGTACTCTTGCCATCGTTTTCCTCTaaagcatatatatttttactctgaaactaggttttcacccgcagtacaccgcgagactaaattataaattaatttattttaaattataattttatattaatttagttttcaaattcccaattaattaaattttaactaattaatttataattttgtttagaatatttttcttcttcttacgttttatacaacttataacttaattacattaaatttgttattagatagaatataaaagtttaaaacacatagttttattttctataattaaacagaggtatatgtctatatggtatgttagtgtatatttttatgtgtatacaatttttttttttggaatattaagaatgtgttgtagtatgtgtaatattttgtatttcatatacaaaataatttataagttaattttctaaactatgactacaaatctatagtatatgctatgctaggcggatcacgcaacatgttcacatatttttaaTCCACAAAAACTCATTATACGAAACCTGTGgatagtatgtgaggctaaaagtcactttttatcaaatcagtttttcaaaattttaaagaacaatTCACTCACTTCCttttaaaataaggaaataaaatctgtatatatttacaattatgtttgttaccttttaaaagacttagtttctataaaaaatcaaatataagtagagttaatttgtttattaaattaattatttaatgctAATGTCATTCCTGTAAATAAATgccaacttcaggatttattttataaatgtctccaaaaatatatatatatagactagattttaacccgcagtacaccgcgggactatatttttaaaagtaaaataaaaatctaaatttttagtagattaaataaataaatatatatatatatatatgactaatgttttgtaaattttaaatgtatatcccttatatctatatattatttaggtttaccggtttaaaaatttaggtttaccagtttaaattgttaaattcaaaatataaccCGTGATATAACATAATattgcttgtttattttacataatcgtaatttaataaactcaGTTAGATATGCCTAATATTCTAAGTCGatggttttaacaaaataatgaactgatgatttactaacaattaatgatataattttcaatttttattaatacacAAACTCATCCTGCTACATACCCAAACACAATTTTTCTTCCTTACTTAAGTAAGACATGcatgtttttcaaaatccaaataacgaaaaatgcaaaaaaaatatagttacattaattttatgtattttatgatgatttaaagcaagtaaactaaacaaatcaaacaaagatgataggaaaatcgtaattttaattaaaaaaaaaattatatttcaaacaaaatattttaattgtgtttggttataaggatagtaaataattaattgaagatattgtaattaatttaattagatattgtaattagtcattattgagatattttaggaattctTGTTTAGCCCAAAGTaatggttttaaattttaatttaaaaattaatgataatGGCATTCATTGTAAATAAGTAGCAActctaggatttatttgctaaatgtctccaaaaatgtatatatagattaaaaatcaaaatagaatatcaaacactaaacaaaacaaactaaatataacaaacaaatggtcatgaagtatattgtgggataaataattaatataaacatttagccgcacaaacggtcaggaaatttatttattcctctatttagaaaacatccaatatttaacaaacaaatacaataaaaatataaattataataaaaaattatattcacgCGGTATACCacaggttaaaatctagttattttatattataggaaaaaatattgttttgtaaaattggaaacttgatactaattaaattaattataaacttaatacttaatgttaaaagGAATGGTTTCAattgttttgaaaatctttttaggatgggaaatcttgtttccaaaataaaaacttcatattaattaattaaataaaaaacaaattaataattaatatcaatggcatgcttgtaaataggttccaacttcaagatttatttgctaaatgtttttaaaaatgtatatataaatatataatatacagaaatatgtaaataatttaaacatattctttaaatattaactagatgatacatgtttttctttttgctaagcaaataaatatcatatataatgaAAAGGTTGGGTTTACATTTTGGTTACCATAAACTTTGGTCCCTTggcaaaaaagataaaaacaaggaAGCAAAACCAAGATCAGCTAGACTTTTCAAGGAGTCTCACGCAGGGGTAGCTAGATCCAATCGCGCATAAGAGTCCTGAAACGTCGTCTTTGAGTCCGAGCAGTGATGGAGTTAATAATTTCCCTGTCAATGGTCTTGAAAACAATAAGCGGGGGAATAACCTGAGAGTTGTGAAGGATGTTGTTCCTTTGTTTCCAGATTGCGTAGACCGTCGCCTGAGCCACAAGTTTCCTGAGGGTCAGGGGCGATGTTCTGTTTCTGACCATTGTCCAGGAGATGAGGTCTTCCCAACTACTGAAGGCTGTTGAAGGGAGGTTCAGCTTAGAGAGCACCTTCGACCATATACAGTGGCTGTAGTCGCAggaaatgaataagtgaaaccTGGTCTCTATAGAGCTAGAGCACAGACAGCATAACGGAGAGACCTGCATTCCCTATGATGAGAGCCTTTCCCTAGTTGGTAAGCGATCAAGGTGACAAATCCACATGTTGAAAGCGTTTTTTGGGGTTGCCCCTATAAACCAGATCGAGTCAGTCCAGCTCTTGATAGTCTCTTTGAGCCTAATAGCGTTCCAAGTTGCAGAGGATGAAAAATCATGGCACTTAACATTATCAACTACCCAGTCGTAAGAATCTTCGGAGCCTGACTGGAGGGGGAGGGGAATTGAGGTGAGATAAGCATGGAGATCCAGAGCTTCATTTGAGCGAGGTGAAGGGAGTTTCCAAATAGAACCTGCAACTACATCTGCAACAGTAGCTGTGATGGGTATCCGAAGCCGATTTGGGCCCTCACATCCGAGGAAGTTGATCAGAGGGCCAAAAGGGGTCCATGAATCACCCCAGAAACTCGCAGATCTTCCATTACCCAGAGTGCATCTAATGAACTTCCCAGCTAGAGGTCTCAGCCGGAGTAAAGACCGCCAGTTCCAAGTGTCAGTTTGCTTTTCTTTAGCAAACCAGAAGGTGAACTCTTGAAGATGATGGTATTTGTGCCAAGCTACCCACAGTGAGCCACCATTTGaaaataataaccaaataaaCTTGAGGCTCAAAGCGTTATTCCACTCAGAGAAACGTCGAAGACCAAGGCCACCTTCAGACTTTGGTAAACAGACCTTTGACCATGCCAGCTTTGCTTTACTGTGATTCTCAATTCCCCCTGACCACAAAAACCTGGAACAAAGAGCCTCAATCTCTCTAATGCAACCTTTTGGTACTTTGAAAGTGGAAATCCAGAATACTACTGTCCCTGTGATAACTGAAGCAATCAATTGAAGCCTTCCTGCAAAGGATAGAGATTTGACTGCCCAACTCAAGAATCTGGCCTTAATTTTTTCCACCAAAGGGGCGTACTCTGCTACTTTCAGTTTTCTGCACATCAAAGGAAGTCCCAAATAGCGGATTGGAAGAGAGCCAGTTGGGAAACCATATTGAGATATGGCCAATGTTTCAACTTCATTAACCCCAGCTAAAAATAACTCAGTCTTTTCTCTGTTCATTTGGAGACCCGACCAACCCGCAAAATCATCAAGAATCTCAATAATACCATGAAGAGACGAGCTACCACCATCAAAAAAGATCATCACATCATCCGCAAATATCAGGTGTGAAATTTTTAGACCTGATGTTTTGGGATGATAGAAGATATATCCAGCATCAAACCTTGACAGAAGGAGCTTCGAGAAAACCTCCATAGCAAGGACGAATAGATAAGGAGATAGGGGATCTCCTTGTCTAAGCCCTCTCTTGCTTTTGAAAAAACCTCCTGGTGCTCCATTGACCGAGACTGAGAAAGTAGGGGATGAGATGCATTCCAATATCCAGTTAACAAACTGCTCTGGGACTTTGATGCCTCTCAGGGTGGAGATGATGAAGTCCCACCTGATAGAATCAAAAGCTTTGCGCAGGTCTACCTTGAGCATACCTCTGGGGTCAATATTCTTTCTGTTGTAACCATGCACAATCTCAGTCGCCAACAATACATTTTCAGATAAGAGTCTTCCCGGGATGAAAGCTGATTGGGAAGGAGAAATTACCTCTGAGAGTAATTGCATTAATCTGGATGCAAGCAGTTTAGAGATAACCTTATACAAGGTATTAAGGCATGAGATTGGTCTAAACTCAGAGGGTCTTGATGCATTAGTGATCTTAGGGATTAACACCAGATTAGTGGCATTCCACTGTTTTAAAAGCTTTCCAGAGGAGAAAGATTCCTTGATCGCTGCGG from the Camelina sativa cultivar DH55 chromosome 12, Cs, whole genome shotgun sequence genome contains:
- the LOC104732503 gene encoding uncharacterized protein LOC104732503 isoform X2 is translated as MILQSPKVGFYRRSKTIKGKRMPSSCKEKDQVKEGQILCYIEQLGGQFQVFFVKKWSSEEDEELIAAVKRHGEGSWALIAKEEFEGERTPSQLSQRAIFVVTELW
- the LOC104732503 gene encoding uncharacterized protein LOC104732503 isoform X1, whose protein sequence is MILQSPKVGFYRRSKTIKGKRMPSSCKEKDQVKEEPVGYNDALISILPSFPGIKKLQKKWSSEEDEELIAAVKRHGEGSWALIAKEEFEGERTPSQLSQRAIFVVTELW
- the LOC104732503 gene encoding uncharacterized protein LOC104732503 isoform X3, giving the protein MILQSPKVGFYRRSKTIKGKRMPSSCKEKDQVKEGQILCYIEQLGGQFQRRKKWSSEEDEELIAAVKRHGEGSWALIAKEEFEGERTPSQLSQRAIFVVTELW